A single window of Eucalyptus grandis isolate ANBG69807.140 chromosome 1, ASM1654582v1, whole genome shotgun sequence DNA harbors:
- the LOC104425360 gene encoding putative methyltransferase DDB_G0268948 yields the protein MAELFVKQAQQYVAARPSYPPQLFRFIASKTPARDLAWDAGTGSGQAAQSLAEIYGNVVATDTSPKQLEFAPRLPNVRYELTSPVMSMAELDRKVSAASSVDLVTVAQALHWFDLPTFYRQVKHVLKKPHGVIAAWCYTIPEVDGPVNSVFRRFYSVDSNPYWDPARKLVDSEYRGIDFPFEPVEGMEDTGPVRFVTERTMGVEDFLTYIRSWSGYQTAKEKGVELLSGDTVERFRRAWADDGEDKKVVKFPVFLKIGRVGSA from the exons atggcggAGCTGTTCGTGAAGCAAGCCCAGCAATACGTGGCGGCTCGGCCGAGCTATCCGCCGCAGCTCTTCCGTTTCATCGCCTCCAAGACGCCCGCCCGCGACCTCGCCTGGGACGCCGGCACCGGCAGCGGCCAGGCCGCCCAATCC CTTGCGGAGATCTACGGCAATGTCGTGGCCACGGACACGAGCCCGAAGCAGCTCGAGTTCGCCCCGAGGCTCCCCAACGTCCGGTACGAGCTCACTTCCCCGGTCATGTCGATGGCCGAGCTGGATCGGAAGGTCTCGGCCGCATCGAGCGTCGACCTCGTGACGGTCGCGCAAGCCCTCCACTGGTTCGACCTCCCCACTTTCTACCGCCAGGTGAAGCACGTCCTCAAGAAGCCCCACGGCGTGATCGCCGCGTGGTGCTACACGATCCCGGAGGTCGACGGCCCAGTCAACTCCGTGTTCCGCCGGTTCTACTCCGTGGACTCGAATCCGTACTGGGACCCGGCCCGGAAGCTGGTGGACAGCGAGTACAGGGGCATCGATTTCCCGTTCGAGCCGGTCGAGGGGATGGAGGACACGGGGCCGGTCCGGTTCGTGACGGAGAGGACCATGGGGGTGGAGGATTTCCTCACGTACATAAGGTCGTGGTCGGGGTACCAGACGGCGAAGGAGAAGGGCGTGGAGCTCCTGAGCGGCGACACGGTCGAGAGGTTCCGGCGGGCTTGGGCGGATGACGGCGAGGACAAGAAGGTCGTCAAGTTCCCGGTTTTTCTCAAGATCGGAAGGGTGGGCAGCGCGTGA